The Chloroflexus aggregans DSM 9485 genome segment CTTCATAGAGCGACCAGGCCATCACCAATTGCAGCGCCGGTATATCAATGCGCGCGGCATTTTCGATGAAATGAACAATACCATCGCCGACCGGTTGATTGACCCCAATGATGATCGCGTTGTTGAAGCGTGTATCGATGATATACACTTGGGGGAAGACCGCTAACATCGTTGATGCTAAGGCATTCACCAACCGATCATCGCCACTCGCCGGTCGACCGGCATTGACGACTGCAACGCCACGCGGATTGAGTTTGGCTTTGACCTCACGAAAAAACTCGACGGTGGTCAAGTGAAACGGGATATAGGGCTGGTGGTAGGCATCCATCCCGATCACGTCGTAACGCCGGTCAGTCGTTGCCAGCCAATACCGCGCATCTTCGTTGTAGGTGGTGAAGTAAGGTGCTTGTGGGCTGCCATCGGCCATATCAAAATAACGTCGCCCAACTTCGCTGATTGTGCGGTCGATTTCTACAGCATCAATGATCGTATCCGGACCGTAAATCGCTAAGAACTGCTGGGCGATACTACCGGCAGCGGCACCGAGAAGGGCCAGCGAACGAACATCTGCCGGATCGGTATCGGGATAGAGGTAGGGCGCAACGGTGAAATAGTCCCACGGCCCACCATCGGTGAGGAGATCGAGCGGATCACCGGTTTCGCGATACTTAAGCCGGTAGATCGAATGGAACGCTAAGCCCTCGTTGAGGATCAACACACGCCGCCGATCGACCACGCCATTACTGTACGTGATCTCTTGCTCGGCAACTTGGATATAGTTGTAATCCGACTCGAATTCGGCAATGAGGCGACAATTACGACAATCGGCTGCTTTGATGACACCGGTTGTAAGTTGGTACGCGCCGGCCAATACAACCACCGTTATCACCAACAGTAGCCCACGCGGATCGCGCAACCCGATGAGGCTGAGCACAACCAAGAACCCGGCAAAGAGGAACAGCGTGCTGGCAACACCGATAGCCGGAATCAGCACCAAGACGGTGAGGAAGGTGCCAACAATCGACCCAATTGTTGAGAGTGCCGAAATCGTACCGGCAGTGCGACCGGCTCGCGCAATATCCGCGGCGTAGCGCAGTTGCAACCGAATGGCAAAGGGACTAACCATCGCCATTAACGTCACCGGTATTGCGAACAGTAAGATGACCCCGATGAGCGCGGCCAGAAACCCTCCGGCAGCGACATTGCGCAACGCGCCTTGGGCCGTGCTCAAGATTGGACGGGCGATAAACGGGATAACCGCACAGCTCAGCCCGGCCCAACCGATCAATTGAAACAGCAACCGCCAATCGGGACGACGGTCGGCAACGAGACCACCTAACCGGTACCCAATTGCCAAATAGACGAGCGTCATACCAATGACGACTGCCCAGATCGGCTGTGAGGTACCAAAAAACGGGGCCAGCATACGCGGCATCACCATCTCGATCCCGAGTGTGCCGATCCCGGCAAGAAAGACGACGGCGAGTAACAATCGCTCACCGACCGCAAATTGTTTTGCTGTCATGCGTCTATCTCATCAATCACACGATGGTTGGTATAATCACCTCTAGCGACGGAAAACACCGACACATCTCACGATGAACGGTCCCGTAATCTCTACAGATGGGCTAGATGATAGTACCGCTACCCCTTATCTGATGGCACTAATAATTAATCGTTCAAGAAGTTGCAATACCAACATTGCCACAATCGGCGAAAAATCGAACATGCCAATATTCGGCATAATGCTACGAATCGGGCCTAAAATCGGTTCGGTAATCTCATGCAAAAAACGAGTTACCGGAAAGTTCGCTTGTGGATCGATCCACGAAGCTAATACTCTGCCTAAGATGGCATAAAACAGCACAGTAAATAGAATGCTAACAAAGCTTACCAAAAAGCCTGACATGTTACTCCCTCCCGTCGTTGTCGAGCGATTCCAGCCGAGTCCGCACCGCCGCCGCGTGCGCAAAGAGACCTTCAGCTTCGGCAATCCGAATTGCCGCCGGACCAATCCGCTTCACACCGGCCCGATTGAGGCCAACGAGTGAGATCACTTTCCGAAAACTATCAACGTTGACCGGCGAGGCATAACGAGCCGTACCTTCGGTCGGCATAATGTGTGACGGACCGGCCACGTAGTCACCGAGAACTTCAAACGAATCTTCACCTAAAAAAACACCACCGGCATTACGTACTTCACCAACGTAAGCCCATGGTTCGGCGATCAGTAAACAGAGATGTTCAGGGCCGTATTCGTTGGCCAAGGCGAATGCCGTTGTCAGATCGGGCACCATGACAATCCCACCACGCCGCGTCACCGCATCGCGGGCAGCCTGCGCATTCACCGCCGGCAACGCTGCTAATTGCCGTTCCACTTCGCGCTGCACTTGCTCGGCCAACCCCCAATCGGGCGTGAGCAAGATTGCGCTGGCCTCGCGATGCTCGGCCTGCGCCAACAGATCGGCTGCTACTGAGCGGGGATTTGCCGTCTGATCGGCGATGACGAGGGTCTCTGTTGGTCCTGGCAAACTCACCACTCCAACCGTCCCATAGACCATCCGCATCGCTTGGATCACGTAACGATTGCCCGGCCCGGCTACTGCGTCAACGCGCGGCACACTTTCCGTTCCGTAAGCAAGGGCAGCTATCGCTTGCGCACCACCGACGGCGAAGAAGCGGTCAACCCCGGCCAGGTGCGCCGCCGCGAGGACCGCCATTGCCGGTTCACCGGTTGAGCGTTGCGGTGGTGAACAGACCACAATCTCACGCACACCGGCGACCCGAGCCGGCACTGCCGCGTGGATCAGCGACGATGGTAAGGGCGCGGCACCACCGGGCACGTATATTCCGACCCGATCGAGCGGTCGCACAATCTGCCCTAATGCTCCTTCGACGCTAAATTCCACCCACGAGTTGCGCAGTTGCCGCTCGTGAAAGCGACGAATCCCGTTGATCGCTAACAACAATGCTTGCCGCAATGATTGATCGATATCGGCCGCTGCCGCTGCCAGTCGTTCGCGTGGGATCTCGATAACCTCGCAGTCGACACCGTCGAAACGATGGGTATACTCGCGCAACGCAGCATCACCACGCTGCCGGACGTTGGTAATAATCTCGGCAACCGTCGTCACCGTAGCAGTATCGTCATCGAGGAACGCACGACGTAAGATCCCGGCACGGGCAACAGCAAGATCGGTAATAATCGGAATGGTCATGGTTTTACTCGTTACACCTCTCGCTCGTGACCGACCACCTACCGCGGAGCAGGGTTTAGCCACCAAGCGTACAGCCTATGCAAAACCCCAGCTTACCAATGGTATTGTCATTGTACCGCACCTTATCGATTATGGGCGCGCTGCTAAGGTAACGGTCACTTGCATTTGCTCGCCGTCACGTTGAATGGTGAGTACCACCTGATCACCAACTTGATACTGGTCGAGCAGACCTATCAGTTGGTCGCTGGAGAAGATCGGCACGTCATCACACGCCAAAATGATGTCACCACCGAGCAAAACCGGCAAACCACGATAGGTCGCTTCTCTCGTTCCTCCACGCAAGCCGACCACGCCGGCCGGACTATCGGCTTGCACCACACCGATCAGCACCCCACGATTAACCGGTAACCCAAAGCGATTGGCAAATAACGTGTCGATGGTGGTCATACTGATGCCAAGCCATGGATGGTCATAACGCCCATACATGATCAGTGCCGGAACAACACGCGCCACCGTCTGCGCCGATACCGCATAACCAACCCCCTCAAAACTGCTCCCGCCTAAACTTACGCTAATTGCGGTATTGACACCGATCACCTCACCACGGAGATTCAGCAGCGGGCCACCAGAGTTACCGGGATTAATCGCAGCATCGGTTTGGATCACATTGGGAAGACTAAACGACCCAAAACTACGGCTCGGCCCACGGAGAGTACGCCCTAACCCACTAATCACGCCAACGGTCAACGTATTCGGCTGACCAAACGGGCTACCGATCGCCACCGCCGTCTGCCCTACTTGTACCAACCGGCTATCGGCAAGTGGAAGTGGTCGCATCCCTTCAGGCAGGCTGGTCACCTTAATGACGGCTAAATCGCTATCGGGATCACTCCCGATCAGATCGGCCACAACCGTCGCCCCATTGGCAAAACGGACTTGGATTTGTGATGCTCCATCAATGACGTGATGATTCGTAACGATATGCCCCTGTGTATCAAACAAAAAGCCAGAACCTTGTCCGGTCGGGCCATCGGGTGAAATCGGCGGGTGACCCGGTGGCAGATTCGCGCTCTGATCAACCACCACATCAATACTGACGACGGCTTGGCTAGCTTGTTGATAGAGCATAATCAACTGCTGCTCATATTCGGTAAACGCTACCTCGGTATTTGTCGTTGGCATAGGCGCCTGAATAGGTGGCAACGGAGCATCGGTTGGGCGCACCGGTGGTGCGGTTGGTGTCGGTGCCTGGGCGATAGGTGAAGCAGGAATATCGGGGCGCGTACAACTCATAAGCACGGCCAACAGCAAGAGAGACATAATACGGCGCATGGACAATCTCCGATGTATGAAGTGAAAACTGTTGCCAACCTTGATCCGACACTTAAATATAGGGGCACGGCAGACCGTGCCCCTACATTACCAAATTTCTATCCACCCTGGCAAAAATGCGCTATCGTCTCCAGGATAGGCAGAGCGGCGCTTCTACCTGCGTATCGCGGACGCAGCCGCCCCCTCTCCAGATCCTGAGCCAAACGTCCACAAGACCGTTCACGCCCGCATTGTGTGAGGTTGCGGCCAGAAACCGGGCCAAACTGAGGCAAAAAAGAGGCCGGCGGCAAATCCGGCTTGCATACCGTTGAGTAGTAAGAGCCACAGCGGAGCAAACCACCAACCACTGTAATGGCCAATAATTTCAAGCGGCCAGAGCAAGAAGGGAAGCGCTGCCAAGACCAAACGCCATGGCCATGCTAATGTGCGATACCATACCAACAGCGATGGCGCACGTTCACCGACCCTCAGCCGTGCGCACCACAGCCCAATGGTCGCTCCCCAGCATCGTGCGCAAACGGCCATCGGCCAACCGAATAGGAAGAAAGCACGCTCCGGCGTCGGACAGATGAACGTTGCCAGCACATCACGGGCTAAGGTGCCGGTATCGCTCACCAGTGGTAAACCGGTAGCGCGGAACAGAGGCGAGGCAAGCGGGCCGAGGAATAAAATCCACAGCAATAGATCGAATGCCCAACGTGGCCATGAACGGATCGGCAGTTGCGTGGCAAGCACTTGTGCAGTCATAGTGGTATCTCAATCACAACGATAAACAGGAACGAGGCAACGAATCTCAATCAGCCCATGGTACCGACAAACCGGGAGCCTCACCTCTACCTACCCAAGCGATGAACATCCCACCAAATACCGGGCAAACGTGCCACCTTCTCGCGCAGCGACAGATACGCACGGTGGTTGTATGAATCATACCGGTTAGCAACGATTTTATCAAGGATGCCGCGGTAGACGCGCGCTGCGGCCGCTACGGCCAATCGCACTTCAGGTGGCAAGAGCGCGATACCGGGCCAACTCTCATCGTACAAACGATGGGTACGTTCGATTTGAAACTTCATCAATGCAATGAAGCGCTCATCGTAGACCCGGGCCAGAATATCATCGGCAGTCAAACCAAAGCGAGCCAGTTCATCGATCGGCAGATACACCCGCCCACGATTGGCATCCTCGCCAACATCGCGCAGGATATTAGTCAACTGCAAGGCCACTCCTAGCTTAATCGCGTATGGTGTCGCTCCGGGCGCAGCACCGGTAATCCCAATCACCAACATCCCCACCACCGATGCGACCCGGTAGCAATAGAGCCACAGATCGGCAAACGTGGCATAGCGCGAGATCGTCAGATCCATCGCTACTCCGGCCAACAACTCATCGATGAGGTGCGGTGAAAGGTTATACCGTTGGCAAGTATCGGCCCATGCCAAAAGGACCGGGTGCGCCGTATCGAGGCACGGACGACGAGCCACGCGCACCCATTCGGCTAATGCCCTGGCCGGGTCAGTCCTCGCCATATCAACCGTATCATCGGTTGTGCGACAGAACGCATACAACGCTCGCACGGCTCGTCGTTGTGGTGGCGGCAAAAACTGGGTACTAAAGAAAAAGCTCTTGGAGTGACGGCGGATCACCTCATCACAGAAGGCATATGCCTCTGCCAGCGAACGAACACGCGGCGGTGGCAGTTGGTCGGCACTTGACGAGGAAGGTACATCGCTGAGATGAAAGAGCTGAGCAAGCTGCTCGTCTGCCGGAAGTGCCTGGCTAACCGGCAATCCGTTCCCGCGCGTGATAACCGAGATCGAATTCAGCGACACACCGCACTCCTTTTGTCACATAGTCACACTTACTTTTACTATACGCAATTTTACTCATGCAGACAAGGGGAAGGCAAGCGTTATTGTCTTAGCAGACAATAACGCTTGGATAACGACAGCTTAATTAGCGACTACGACTCAGAAGTGATGCAACGTTTTCGACGGCTTCCTGCGCATCACGACCTAAAAACGTTCCCGGCATCTTGTGGGTCAGCACGGGGTTGAGGTTAAACGCACGGCCGCCGTATCCAAACAGAGGTGTAGGTGGTGGTAGTTGTTGCAGAGCACGACCAATCTCAAGAAGTTGCGTAGCGGTTTCTGTGGTCGAAGCCGAGAGGCACACCAGATCGGGTTGAATGTGGCGTACCGCATCGAGCAAATCCCTGACCGGTATTTCAGGACCGAGATAAACAACCTGCCAGCCGTGGCGCACGAGAAAGACGGCCAGCATCAATGCACCCAGATCATGTTGTTCGCTCGGCGCACACCCCACAACCACCAACCCACGACCTTCGGTCACGTTATAGGTATTAAACAGACTCGATAGTTTGCGCCGAATAAACTGGGTTGCAAAATGCTCGGCCGTAACCGAGATACGGCCGGCATGCCACTGTTCCCCGATCTCGATCATCACCGGCTGAATCAGCTTCAAAAAGACATCTTCAAGCGGATAAAGCGCGAACGCTTCACCCAATATCTGCTCGGCGCGCGTTGCATCGAAATCGGTCAGCGCGTTAATCATCCGCGCTTGCATCCGCTCCCACGTGTGCGGCTCGGTATCAACAGCCGTGTTGAGCCACGAAAGCCCCGTCTCGCTCCCATCGTTCATGAGCGCGATCGCCTGGCTGATGGTTAATCCTTCGGCGGTACGATCCCGCAGCCAGCGAATCGTGGCAATGTCGCGCTCGGAGTAGAGGCGATGGCCGCCTTCTGTGCGCTGCGGACGCGGTATGCCGTAACGGCGTTCCCATGCGCGGAAAGTGTCGGCCGGCACGCCCGTCTCCTGTGCGACAGCCTTGGTATTGTAACGAGGCTTGTCTGAAAATTGGGAGAGAAAGTGTTGCGGTGCCATCGTTGTACGACCCTTCCCAGCGCTCAAACGGTGATGTAGCGATGGCGCATAATTTTTTACACCTAACCCCTATCGTACCACGATGATCGCCTACATAGACGTTGCCGGGTAAAGGCTTCATGACTGCACAGATAGACCGGCAGGCGTGGTACAATGTTGTGAATATTGTAGCATGTTGCACAATCACTGTCAATAAAATGCACATACAAACGCGACGTAATTCCTGCTTCCACCTTGGTAGTATGCGAGAACACCTATGCGGGCACTGATTACTGGGATCAACGGCTTTGTCGGTGGTCATCTTGCCGAATATTTGCTAGCAGATGGACGCTGGGAAGTGTGGGGATTGTCTCGTTCGGCAACGATTACCCTCCCGGAACTAGCCGGCAAAGTGCCGGTGGTGCAGGCCGACCTGTCTGATCCCGAAGCGACGATGCGGGCTATCGTACAGGTGCGACCCAACGTGATTTTTCATTTAGCCGGCCAGCCCTTCGTCCCCGAATCGTTTCGTGATCCGGCCGGAACATTAGCCACCAATACCCTCGGTGCATTACACATCTTTCTCACCCTGATCGAGTATCGGATGGCGACTCGTGTATTGGTAATCGGTACGAATGAAGAGTATGGGAAGATCGATCCTGCCGATTTACCAATCGATGAAGATACCCCTTTACGCCCAACCAGCCCGTATGGTGTCAGCAAAGCCGCGCAGAGCCTCTTAGCCTTGCAGTATCATTACAGTCATGGCCTCGATCTGGTACGAGTACGGCCATTTACCCATATCGGGCCACGCCAAAACGAACGATTCGTCACGGCTGCCTTTGCCCGCCAAATCGCTCGCATCGAGCTTGGCCTGCAACCTCCGGTTGTGCAAGTCGGTAATTTGGCCGCCCAACGCGATTTTTCCGATGTGCGTGATGTCGTCGCGGCCTATGCGCTCTTGGCCGAACACGGCGAGAGCGGCGCAGTCTATAATGTCGGTTCGGGCAGAGCGGTGATGATCCGCGAGTTGCTCGATATGCTGCTGGCCGAATGCTCTGTACCGGTCGAAGTACGCCTCAATCCCGAATTAATGCGCCCTATCGATATTCCCGTTGTCGTGTGTGATGCGAGCCGTCTTCGCGCCCGTACCGGCTGGGAACCACGCTACACGCTGGCCGAAACGTTGCACGATATCCTGACCTACTGGCGACAACGGGTTCGCGCCGAAGCACTGGCTACTACTGATTAAGAAAATCGTCACTCTACAGGCGCTGTCTCGTAAGCTGTTTGTGGTATAGTGGCGCTATATTGTGCCCATCCTTAACTGATAGTGGCGTTGTTGTTTCACGAGAAGTGTGAGCTATGAAAGCAGTAATCCTCGTTGGCGGCCAGGGTACACGTTTGCGTCCGCTCACCTGCCGCACACCCAAACCAATGCTACCACTGGTCAATCAGCCGTTTATCGAATGGATGTTGCTCCGACTGCGCGATTACGGCATCCGCGAAGTGATCCTGGCCGTCCAGTATCTGGCCGACCGCTTCCGTACCGCCCTCGGTGATGGTTCGCATCTCGATATGCGGCTCCACATCGTGGAAGAGCCTGAACCGCGTGGTACTGCCGGCGCTGTCAAGCACGTCGAACATTTACTCGATGGAACGACGTTCATTTTTAACGGCGATGTGATGACCGATCTCGACCTGAAGGCAATGCTCGATTTTCACCGTGAACGGGGCAGTAAAGTAACCATCTCGCTCACGCCGGTTGATGATCCGACCCAATTCGGTTTGGTTGAGACCGATCGCGACGGACGTGTGCGCCGGTTTCTGGAAAAACCGCGTCTTGAGGATATTACGACCAATTTTGTCAATGCCGGAACGTATCTGATCGAACCTGAGATCTTTCGCTACGTACCGCCCAATCAGTTCTATATGTTTGAACGTGGCCTCTTCCCGGTTGTGCTTCAGACCGGTGACCCAATGTACGGTTTTCCATCGCGCGCCTACTGGACCGATATCGGCAAGCCTCAGACATATCTCGATGTGCATCACGATATTTTGATCGGCAAAGTTCAGTATCATTTTCGCGGCCAACAAGTAGGTGAACGTATCTGGGTAGAAGGGGAAGTGGATATTCATGCAAGTGCTCAAATTGTTGGTCCGGTTGTTATCGGTCACGGCACCCGGATTGGTCGCGGGACACGCATTATTGGCCCAACGGTGATCGGCGAACGGTGTGAAATTGGTCCTGAGTGTCAAATCGAGGGCGTTGTGATGTGGGAACGCAACGTGATCGAAGAAGGCGTGACCCTGCGCAATTGTGTATTGGGTTCCGGCAACCGGATCGGTGAGCGATCGCACATCATCGATGGCACGATTATCAGCGACGAGTGCCACATTGGACAAGAAAACCGCCTTGAACGCGGTATTCGTATCTGGCCTGGTACGACTCTCGGTGATCGAGCCATCTCGTTTTAGGAGTCTTGCCACGGGATGATAAACATCACGCTGTTTGTCATCCCGTTTTGTTGTTCAACGCTGCGCCAAGAGATCGCGAATCTCGGCCAATAACCGCTCACTTGGGGTTGGTTGAGGCAAAGCAGGTGGCTCCGCCGGTTTCGGATTGAACCGGTTGGCAGTTCGCACGATCAGAAAAATCACGAAAGCTACTAAGAGAAAATTGATTACTGCATTGAGAAATGACCCATACGCCAATACCGGACCGGCAGCCCGCGCCTCGGCCAGCGTTGTTGCCGTCTGACCGGCAAGTGGCAAGAAATAGTTGCTCATATCGGTGCGCCCGCCCACGAGTAAGCCAAGTAGCGGATTGATAATATCGTTGACGAGCGAATTGATAATCGCGGTAAATGCTGCACCGATAATCACACCCACCGCTAGGTCAAGGACATTTCCCCGATTAATAAAGGTCCGAAATTCGTTGAGCACGGAATTGCCTCCTTTCGCTACTACTGAGTACGCCAACCACAACGACGGCGAAATAGCTGCACGTAGGATAACGTCTCACGACAGTACGATTGCAGTCTATCAGCATGTGTCTTTACCGGCAAAAGTTGATCTGTTAACTATTGAGCATTAGTCTAAAAATCTTCACAGACGGTTGTGAGGTATGATCCTTATCCGCGCTGAATTTGTGATAACGTGTACATAGTATCACCGATTGCCTTTGATTCTCGCGGGGAAGGACTGGGACATGGCAAGACCGAAACGACCGCCGCATCCGATGATTGCACGGGCACGCGCATATCTACGTACCATTGCGCCCGATTTACAATATGCACCATTAATTCTACGGACCCTCGATGGGCCGCCGGGTAGTCCGCGTTATGCCGTCTCGGTGGCACGTTGCCAAAATGTTGGCGAATGTCCGTATGCTATGGCAGATCCGTCTGTCTGCACAATCCCGAGCTGCGATTTGCGCCGTTCACTCCGGCTCTTGCTTAATGCCGACGGCAGCTTAGCTCAGGTTATTGAAGGCCACCGACGTTGGAACCCTCGTCCACTCGACGATCCCGGCTCGTAATGAGATAGCAACAAGGAGGTTGCGATGTACCGCCACATTCTCGTCCCACTTGATGGCTCAGCGCTTGCCGAACAGGTATTGCCACACGTTCATGCACTTGCCGCTAATGAAGGTACGAAGCAGATTACCCTGCTCCGTGCAGTACCACCGATCTTCACTACTAGTGTTGATTACAGCGGCATGTTGGCGACCACAGCCGATGCGATCACCACAATGGAGCAGGAAGCGCTCGAATACCTACAGCATATCGCTAAACAGTTCCAAGGTGAGGGTTATCAGGTTCACATTGAGATTAGCGCACTGCCTCCTGCCGAAGCGATTATCGAATACGCCGAAAACCACGATGTTGATCTGATCGTGATCGCCACGCATGGCCGTAGCGGGCTGAGCCGGTGGGTGTTTGGCAGCGTTACGCAGAAGGTCGTGCAAGTCGCACCAACACCGGTGCTGGTGATCCGTCCGAAGGAGGTGAAAGCGTAAGTCGCAGCGCTTGGGACAAAAGTTCACCCTGTGAATTGGGTGTGCAAAGGCTGTGTTGTGCTGTCACCTATTGACGCAACCGTCACCACTCTGATAATCTGTTCTTAACAATACTTTTTTCCTTTCCAGCACACGCCCATCGGGCGCGGGCTTGCGTCAAGGAGGACAGCCATGCGAGCGTTCGAATCGGAAAGGATTCACAACATCGGCATATTCGGTCACCTCGGCAGCGGGAAGACAACGCTGGCCGAGGCAATGCTGATGACCGCCCACGCCATCCCGCGGATGGGGCGCGTCGAGGACGGGTCAACTACCAGTGACTACGACCCCGACGAGCACCGACGCGGGATGTCTATTTCGCTGAGCGTGCTCCCGTTGGAGTGGAATGGTGACAAGATCAACCTAATCGACGTGCCCGGTGCGGCCGATTTTGCCGGTGAGGCAGCGGCAGCGATGCGTGTGATCGATGGCGCGTTGATCGTCATCGACGCTAGCGCCGGTGTTGAGGTAGGAACGGAACTGTTCTGGGAGATGGCCGTTCAGCAACGCATCCCCCGCATCTTGTTCGTCAATAAGCTCGACCGCGATAATGCGAATTTCTACCGCGTGATCGAGCAGGCGCGTGAGATCCTCGATGCTGCGGTTATTCCGTTGCAAATCCCTATCGGCAGCGGTAAAGACTTCAAAGGTATTATCTCGCTGCGCCAACAACGGGCATGGCTGACTAGCCCGAAGCATGACGGTGGCTATATCGAGGCCGATGTGCCCGCTGAACTTGACACGCTAATGCACGAGTGGCGCACGGCCCTGATTGATAAAATTGCCGCAACCAACGATCATCTGATCGAACGCTACCTCGAAGGTGGTGAAGATGCACTTACCCGCGAGGAGCTGCTGCTCGGTCTCCGCACCGGCATCGCTGACGGTACGATTGTACCGGTCTTCTGTGGTTCGGCTACCGAGGTCGTTGGTATTGCCCAATTGCTCAACGGGATTATCGACTCTATCCCCTCGGCCGGGCGCAAGACGACGACGGCGACCGATCTGACCGGTGAAACTGAGATCGAACTGCGTCCCGATCGCAGTGAGCCGCTCGCAGCACTGGTCTTTAAGACAGTCGCCGATACGTATGGTAAGTTGAGCTATTTCCGTGTCTTCGCCGGTGAAGTGCGAGCCGGTATGACGCTGATCAATGCACGAACTCGGAAAGAAGAACGGATCGGACACGTCTACATTGTTCGAGGCAAAGAGCAGATCGAGGTTGAAGCGGTTGGCCCCGGTGACATCGGTTTACTGACCAAGCTCGGTGATACCCAAACGAACGACACCCTCTGTCTGCCATCACGTCCGCTGGCCCTCCAACCAATCGAGTTCCCGGCACCGGCGTTTATTGCTACGGTTAAGCCGCAGAGTCGCTCCGATCTCGATAAGCTGAGTTCGGCTCTGAGCCGCATGATTGAAGAGGATCCCTCGCTACACGTCTCGCGTGATGCGCGCACCGGCGAAGCGC includes the following:
- a CDS encoding GDP-mannose 4,6-dehydratase, which produces MRALITGINGFVGGHLAEYLLADGRWEVWGLSRSATITLPELAGKVPVVQADLSDPEATMRAIVQVRPNVIFHLAGQPFVPESFRDPAGTLATNTLGALHIFLTLIEYRMATRVLVIGTNEEYGKIDPADLPIDEDTPLRPTSPYGVSKAAQSLLALQYHYSHGLDLVRVRPFTHIGPRQNERFVTAAFARQIARIELGLQPPVVQVGNLAAQRDFSDVRDVVAAYALLAEHGESGAVYNVGSGRAVMIRELLDMLLAECSVPVEVRLNPELMRPIDIPVVVCDASRLRARTGWEPRYTLAETLHDILTYWRQRVRAEALATTD
- a CDS encoding DUF2085 domain-containing protein, with the translated sequence MTAQVLATQLPIRSWPRWAFDLLLWILFLGPLASPLFRATGLPLVSDTGTLARDVLATFICPTPERAFFLFGWPMAVCARCWGATIGLWCARLRVGERAPSLLVWYRTLAWPWRLVLAALPFLLWPLEIIGHYSGWWFAPLWLLLLNGMQAGFAAGLFFASVWPGFWPQPHTMRA
- a CDS encoding YggT family protein gives rise to the protein MLFYAILGRVLASWIDPQANFPVTRFLHEITEPILGPIRSIMPNIGMFDFSPIVAMLVLQLLERLIISAIR
- a CDS encoding spermidine synthase, coding for MTAKQFAVGERLLLAVVFLAGIGTLGIEMVMPRMLAPFFGTSQPIWAVVIGMTLVYLAIGYRLGGLVADRRPDWRLLFQLIGWAGLSCAVIPFIARPILSTAQGALRNVAAGGFLAALIGVILLFAIPVTLMAMVSPFAIRLQLRYAADIARAGRTAGTISALSTIGSIVGTFLTVLVLIPAIGVASTLFLFAGFLVVLSLIGLRDPRGLLLVITVVVLAGAYQLTTGVIKAADCRNCRLIAEFESDYNYIQVAEQEITYSNGVVDRRRVLILNEGLAFHSIYRLKYRETGDPLDLLTDGGPWDYFTVAPYLYPDTDPADVRSLALLGAAAGSIAQQFLAIYGPDTIIDAVEIDRTISEVGRRYFDMADGSPQAPYFTTYNEDARYWLATTDRRYDVIGMDAYHQPYIPFHLTTVEFFREVKAKLNPRGVAVVNAGRPASGDDRLVNALASTMLAVFPQVYIIDTRFNNAIIIGVNQPVGDGIVHFIENAARIDIPALQLVMAWSLYEGRFGPLREFTPEMAQFRPFTDDHAPVEQLIDGIIFSEANKMVR
- the hisD gene encoding histidinol dehydrogenase, which codes for MTIPIITDLAVARAGILRRAFLDDDTATVTTVAEIITNVRQRGDAALREYTHRFDGVDCEVIEIPRERLAAAAADIDQSLRQALLLAINGIRRFHERQLRNSWVEFSVEGALGQIVRPLDRVGIYVPGGAAPLPSSLIHAAVPARVAGVREIVVCSPPQRSTGEPAMAVLAAAHLAGVDRFFAVGGAQAIAALAYGTESVPRVDAVAGPGNRYVIQAMRMVYGTVGVVSLPGPTETLVIADQTANPRSVAADLLAQAEHREASAILLTPDWGLAEQVQREVERQLAALPAVNAQAARDAVTRRGGIVMVPDLTTAFALANEYGPEHLCLLIAEPWAYVGEVRNAGGVFLGEDSFEVLGDYVAGPSHIMPTEGTARYASPVNVDSFRKVISLVGLNRAGVKRIGPAAIRIAEAEGLFAHAAAVRTRLESLDNDGRE
- a CDS encoding MerR family transcriptional regulator, whose amino-acid sequence is MAPQHFLSQFSDKPRYNTKAVAQETGVPADTFRAWERRYGIPRPQRTEGGHRLYSERDIATIRWLRDRTAEGLTISQAIALMNDGSETGLSWLNTAVDTEPHTWERMQARMINALTDFDATRAEQILGEAFALYPLEDVFLKLIQPVMIEIGEQWHAGRISVTAEHFATQFIRRKLSSLFNTYNVTEGRGLVVVGCAPSEQHDLGALMLAVFLVRHGWQVVYLGPEIPVRDLLDAVRHIQPDLVCLSASTTETATQLLEIGRALQQLPPPTPLFGYGGRAFNLNPVLTHKMPGTFLGRDAQEAVENVASLLSRSR
- a CDS encoding S1C family serine protease, which produces MRRIMSLLLLAVLMSCTRPDIPASPIAQAPTPTAPPVRPTDAPLPPIQAPMPTTNTEVAFTEYEQQLIMLYQQASQAVVSIDVVVDQSANLPPGHPPISPDGPTGQGSGFLFDTQGHIVTNHHVIDGASQIQVRFANGATVVADLIGSDPDSDLAVIKVTSLPEGMRPLPLADSRLVQVGQTAVAIGSPFGQPNTLTVGVISGLGRTLRGPSRSFGSFSLPNVIQTDAAINPGNSGGPLLNLRGEVIGVNTAISVSLGGSSFEGVGYAVSAQTVARVVPALIMYGRYDHPWLGISMTTIDTLFANRFGLPVNRGVLIGVVQADSPAGVVGLRGGTREATYRGLPVLLGGDIILACDDVPIFSSDQLIGLLDQYQVGDQVVLTIQRDGEQMQVTVTLAARP
- a CDS encoding phytoene/squalene synthase family protein, which codes for MSLNSISVITRGNGLPVSQALPADEQLAQLFHLSDVPSSSSADQLPPPRVRSLAEAYAFCDEVIRRHSKSFFFSTQFLPPPQRRAVRALYAFCRTTDDTVDMARTDPARALAEWVRVARRPCLDTAHPVLLAWADTCQRYNLSPHLIDELLAGVAMDLTISRYATFADLWLYCYRVASVVGMLVIGITGAAPGATPYAIKLGVALQLTNILRDVGEDANRGRVYLPIDELARFGLTADDILARVYDERFIALMKFQIERTHRLYDESWPGIALLPPEVRLAVAAAARVYRGILDKIVANRYDSYNHRAYLSLREKVARLPGIWWDVHRLGR